A stretch of the Aegilops tauschii subsp. strangulata cultivar AL8/78 chromosome 4, Aet v6.0, whole genome shotgun sequence genome encodes the following:
- the LOC109779565 gene encoding uncharacterized protein: MVSWSESDDSSEHTRQYISSDSDDGRMQVPASTEDSDFEGPEVEMQEGRDCGLVKWIDPAWPNTLENALHKLWLMYEDNKRQRAEDTLMNSFEVHNLTQEKKKLQASYEKLVEDVNALVDAQQRRVEIEKTDADTKKLEEKYEMVKNLVAAQASVIRNMKLKLAEERKNLQIQIDELQKSVEESNVKLHESNVKLQESNLKLHGIKAILNE, encoded by the exons ATGGTGTCCTGGAGTGAAAGCGACGACAGCAGCGAGCACACTAGGCAGTACATCAGCTCTGATTCTGACGACGGCAGAATGCAG GTCCCTGCTTCAACTGAGGACTCCGATTTTGAGGGCCCTGAAGTTGAAATGCAG GAAGGTAGAGACTGTGGACTAGTTAAATGGATTGATCCTGCTTGGCCCAATACCCTTGAGAATGCATTGCACAAGTTATGGTTGATGTATGAAGACAACAAGAGACAGAGGGCTGAGGACACTCTGATGAATTCTTTTGAAGTTCATAACCTGACACAAGAGAAGAAAAAGCTACAGGCCAGCTATGAGAAGCTAGTTGAAGATGTCAATGCACTTGTGGATGCCCAGCAACGTAGGGTAGAGATAGAAAAGACAGATGCTGATACCAAGAAGTTGGAGGAGAAGTATGAGATGGTGAAGAACCTGGTAGCTGCTCAGGCCAGTGTCATTAGGAACATGAAGCTCAAGCTAGCTGAAGAGAGGAAGAACTTGCAGATCCAGATTGATGAGCTGCAGAAGAGTGTTGAAGAGAGCAATGTGAAGCTGCATGAGAGCAATGTGAAGCTGCAGGAGAGCAATTTGAAGCTGCACGGGATCAAGGCCATCCTAAATGAATGA
- the LOC109779566 gene encoding uncharacterized protein, translating into MPLQFDTQQGRINVSLEPALGDAVVEEYHVNDNSEEQLLIEQEMEEKGRNEIEMFRKNKKERAKETCLNRKAAVMDNEEDSDDDDLVEYGDILARLEEMTRQRNDPELHFEGDTDVEEMCDSEVDDELYVPQGEEEDVEEEEEEEMEEEEQEDELGQDVPNKRRAKRQRKGPTSNSHGSIEHMFEEDWIPSSDEDKKPQDLGVEDDGGAEALAYVLPNGRKSRAKKMKKRLWFDEHRAHPEEKFVKHLCFLNVYQFRTALQTLHIAQNRNFVYHRNCSDRVIAQCIDEQCPFYIAASQIANEKSFTIRKVYLVHTCPSMSENTKVTAKWVSKFYEKAIRNDPCTTITSIINTTKSKYGVDISTHMAYRAKRAAKAVVLGDQKAQYTRIRDYLQAVLNTNPGSRCIVTTRYLKEHPSTNPRFHALSICLNGCKEGFLNGCRPFIGKSIVFVLSATNV; encoded by the coding sequence ATGCCCTTGCAGTTTGACACACAGCAGGGCAGAATAAATGTGAGCCTCGAACCTGCTTTAGGTGACGCAGTAGTGGAAGAATACCATGTGAATGACAATTCAGAGGAGCAACTGTTAATAGAGCAAGAAATGGAGGAGAAAGGGAGAAATGAAATTGAAATGTttaggaagaacaagaaggaaaGAGCGAAGGAGACTTGTTTGAATAGGAAAGCAGCAGTGATGGACAATGAAGaggatagtgatgatgatgatctgGTAGAATATGGTGATATCTTAGCTAGGCTTGAGGAGATGACAAGACAGAGGAATGACCCAGAACTTCATTTTGAAGGGGACACAGatgttgaggaaatgtgtgactCAGAGGTGGATGATGAGCTGTATGTGCCACAAGGTGAAGAAGAGGATgtagaggaggaagaggaggaggaaatGGAGGAAGAGGAACAAGAGGATGAGCTAGGGCAAGATGTACCAAACAAGAGAAGGGCCAAGAGACAAAGAAAAGGTCCAACAAGCAATTCACATGGGAGTATAGAACACATGTTTGAGGAGGACTGGATTCCATCATCTGATGAGGACAAGAAACCACAAgaccttggtgtggaagatgaTGGTGGTGCTGAGGCATTGGCATATGTGTTGCCCAATGGTAGAAAAAGCAGagcaaagaagatgaagaagaggttATGGTTTGATGAGCACAGAGCTCATCCAGAGGAGAAATTTGTGAAGCATCTTTGCTTCTTAAATGTGTACCAGTTTAGAACTGCACTTCAAACCCTGCACATTGCTCAAAACAGGAACTTTGTCTACCATAGAAACTGTAGTGATAGGGTGATAGCACAGTGCATAGATGAGCAATGTCCCTTCTATATAGCAGCTTCTCAGATTGCAAATGAGAAGTCATTTACAATTAGGAAGGTGTATTTAGTGCACACATGCCCTTCTATGTCAGAGAACACTAAAGTCACTGCTAAGTGGGTTTCAAAATTCTATGAGAAGGCTATCAGAAATGACCCATGCACAACAATCACAAGTATTATTAATACTACAAAGAGCAAGTATGGTGTGGACATATCAACACACATGGCATACAGGGCAAAGAGGGCAGCAAAGGCTGTTGTGTTAGGAGACCAGAAAGCCCAGTACACCAGGATTAGGGATTATTTACAGGCTGTGTTGAATACAAATCCAGGTTCAAGATGCATTGTGACAACAAGATATCTGAAGGAGCATCCAAGCACTAACCCTAGGTTTCATGCACTGTCCATATGCTTGAATGGATGCAAAGAAGGGTTTCTCAATGGCTGCAGACCATTCATAGGTAAGTCAATAGTATTTGTGCTAAGTGCTACTAATGTTTGA